Proteins encoded by one window of Puntigrus tetrazona isolate hp1 chromosome 25, ASM1883169v1, whole genome shotgun sequence:
- the coq9 gene encoding ubiquinone biosynthesis protein COQ9, mitochondrial, which yields MAALIRGLRAGRALRGLSSVAVRGILSPQCSNVRRGFHRAVLLRLASDAKSDTSVPPPSYHEAHTAGESSSSTQGESTEEPQPNTSFQDQSGEHGEDYETEEQLQARILTAALEFVPQHGWTVETIAAGAETLGLSSASTGLFNNGAGDLVLHFIAQCNTQLAETLAEQNNQIQLGQAESKKTAEFLKDAVETRLRMLIPYIDTWPQAMSILLLPHNIPDSLKHLSTMVDDIWYYAGDRSTDVNWYTRRAALTGIYNTTELVMVQDSSPDFEETWAFLDNRIKDVVNMANTAKQVQATGEAVVQGLMGAAITLKNLTGMNQRR from the exons ATGGCGGCGCTGATTAGAGGACTGAGAGCTGGAAGGGCCTTGCGGGGTCTCAGCAGCG TGGCAGTTCGAGGCATACTCAGTCCACAGTGCAGCAATGTGAGACGTGGATTCCATCGTGCAGTCCTGTTACGACTGGCCAGTGACGCTAAAAGTGACACCTCTGTGCCACCTCCATCCTACCATGAGGCTCACACAGCCGGAGAAAGCTCTTCTTCAACGCAGGGAGAATCTACAGAAGAACCCCAGCCGAACACCAG TTTTCAGGATCAGAGTGGTGAACATGGTGAAGACTATGAGACTGAAGAGCAGCTTCAAGCTCGTATCCTGACCGCGGCTCTAGAGTTTGTTCCGCAGCACGGCTGGACTGTGGAGACCATCGCAGCTGGAGCAGAG ACTCTTGGCCTGTCATCAGCTTCTACTGGGCTGTTCAACAATGGAGCCGGAGACCTGGTCCTGCATTTCATTGCGCAGTGTAACACTCAACTTGCTGAGACACTCGCAGAGCAAAATAACCAGATCCAGCTTGGCCAGGCAGA ATCAAAGAAAACAGCTGAGTTTCTGAAAGATGCTGTGGAGACCAGACTGCGGATGTTGATTCCTTATATTGACACATGGCCCCAG GCCATGAGCATCCTGCTACTGCCCCACAACATCCCCGACAGCCTGAAGCACCTGTCCACGATGGTAGACGACATCTGGTACTACGCAGGTGATCGCTCGACGGAC GTCAACTGGTACACACGGCGGGCGGCGCTGACCGGGATCTATAACACCACAGAGCTGGTGATGGTGCAGGACTCCTCTCCTGACTTCGAAGAGACGTGGGCCTTTCTCGACAATCGAATAAAGGACGTAGTTAACATGGCAAACACGGCTAAACAG GTGCAAGCAACAGGAGAAGCTGTGGTTCAAGGACTTATGGGAGCCGCTATTAcg